The nucleotide window GTACTATTTAGTGATAGTGGTTGCAGAACTATTGATTTAGGTTTAATTCTACTGAATGTGGAAAATTGAAGTAATGATGGCAGCTTAGTTGATAGGATCAGTGGTAAAGTTTGGACTTTGGAGAACAATTCATATATGGTTGGCTTTGGAGAAAGTGTAGTCACAGGCGCCTATATGTGTGCCTTAGGCTGTTTGATCCACTCGTGTCTCATGGTGCTTTGGTGCTACATGATTCGAAGTAATAGACATGTGTTTGGTTATTTATCTGCTCAGGCTTGTATTTTTCGTAATGCATCGAAGATAGCTAACTTATTAAAGAACTGTTTTGATTGTTCTGGATTAgggatttatttttaactaaataatttGTGCCTTTGCCTTTGGATTTAGGAAAGTATCAAAACCAAGCATCCTCAGCTGTTGTATGAATCAAAGCTGTACAAAATACTACAAGGAGGAAGTAATTTCCAATCTTACtgaatttatatcttttaaatctTGTTTCTTACCATATCCTTCATTGTACTCTGCCTTAATGTGCTTTTATTTTGCAGCTGGGATCCCAAATTTGAAATGGTTTGGTGTTGAGGGAGAATACAACGTCCTTGTTATAGATTTGCTGGGTCCTAGCCTCGAGGACTTATTCAATTTCTGTAGTCGGAAATTGTCCCTGAAAACTGTTCTCATGCTTGCTGATCAGATGGTAGGATTTATTGTTTTGGCTTAGTATTCTTCCCAATTCAGATTAACCAGTTTTCTTAAAATGTGCAATCTTGGACTACTTGCAGATAAATCGAGTTGAATTTATCCATTCCAAATCTTTTTTACATAGGGACATCAAGCCAGACAACTTCCTCATGGGTTTAGGGAGGCGTGCAAATCAAGTATTAGTCAAATGATCTTcctattttttttaggttgccTTCTCTTGGATGTATCCTCCTCATATTAACCTCTTTTATAGGTGTATGCCATTGACTTTGGTCTTGCTAAGAAATACAGAGACAGCTCTACCCATCAGCATATTCCATATAGGTACTTTTGTGTCATTGTTAATGTTTCCAAATTTGTATACCATGGTTGGGTTAGTAACAAGTTTGATATTTAATCGTATTAAGATTAAAATTTTGAGAATGTCAAATTCAATATCTAAAATTGATGCAATGTTTATAGTTATTTATGAGACTATTTGGAGGTAGTTGTTTCCCAAATAAAAGAGTAGCAGCCTTTATGTTTTATGACCAGAATTTGCTTCACTGTGAAGTCTTGAAATTGAAGTATCAACCTTACAAATCTTATATAGACAATCAGccaaatttaaattcttttattttgtaacactctgtttttgtttttcacttttttgtGAAATGATGCTTGCATATAAGTTCATACTTCTTGTTACGTACATAGTCTCTTTAAGAAGGTTTTCTGCTATCATTGTGTAATTAATCTTTGTTTTATTTAGTTCATTAGATATCTTCATATCAATTACTTCACATAAAATTTCAACCTTTTGAGATAGAACTTGGCTTTTCTGGATTTAACTTGTCATCCTTTTCAGAGAGAATAAGAATTTGACTGGAACTGCAAGATATGCTAGCATGAATACTCATCTTGGAATTGGTGAGCCTTTGATCCATTGTCTTGCCTTTTAATTGCTATTGGCAATTTATTCTTACTTTTGTGATTGTTCTTTCATGCATTTTTAGAGCAAAGCCGTAGGGACGACTTAGAGTCGCTTGgatttgttcttatgtattttttgaGAGGAAGGTAATTGTTTATCTTTGTCGTTTATCTTGCCTCTCTTTATCGCCTGATCTTCATTAATGTTTCACTTGGTGTTTCTGCAGTCTTCCATGGCAGGGATTGAAAGCTGGTACTAAGAAGCAGAAGTATGATAAAATTAGTGAGAAGAAAGTTTCTACTTCCATTGAGGTAAAATTTTGATACTGTAGTATTTTGGTGTGCATATCATGTAATTTCCCTCCCTTTTCTCAATAACATAATGTAgcttgcttctttgttagtctCTCTGCCGTGGCTATCCCTCAGAATTCGCTTCATATTTCCATTACTGTCGGTCACTGCGATTTGATGATAAACCAGATTACGCTTATTTGAAAAGGCTTTTCCGTGACCTTTTCATTCGTGAAGGTTTATGctcttctttttatctatcTATACTTTACCTTTGGATTGACTTCAGCCTTTGATAACTTAACTTGATGGTCATATGTTAACATGCCTTCTCTGTATGGGTTGTGGTTCTCATCTTACTGCAGGATTCCAGTTTGATTATGTCTTTGATTGGACCATCTTGAAATATCAGCAATCTCAAATTGCCTCTCCTCCCGTTCGTCCTGTTGTAAGTGATTtggtatctggtggtaatagaTGTTTGATTGTCAAGCTAGGTTATCTTATTGAAGTCATATTTGCAGGGTCTTCCCCCAGGGCCAAGTTCTGGCTTGCCACCAGCTGCTTTGAATGCTGATAGACACTCGGGTAAAATTTTCTCtacctttttcttattttttatttttacagttccatattttttttttcttcgtaGAGTGTAGCCTGTTATCCAACTTCACGCAACAAAGGGGTTGTAGTTTCTCTTTAGATGATAATTATATTTCCTACATCCCCTGCTGCCTTTTTGATTTCTAACAGCAAGCACTCTGTAGGTGGAGAAGATGGTAGGCATACTGGTTTGTCTTCATCAGATCCTACTCGTAGAAGGCACTCTGGACCTATTGCAAATGATGGAAACTTATCCAGACAAAAGGCCCCTGTTACAAATGACACTACTAGATCCAAAGATGGGATGGTATGAGCATTTATTTATGGGTTGTCTTATTGCTGTGAGCTGAGAATATTTCTTGTTGGACGTTGATGGTTGTGTATATTTATGCATTGAAATTTAGTTGATTTTTTTGCCTGATTATTATACTTGACAAAATAACTGTTTAAGAAAATAAGTATTTGaagaccaaaaaagaaaaaaggaaataaatatttattaagaacATTGATAAGTTTTGATGGAAAGACTGAGCGTTATTTCTCATTTCTCCAAagtgaaaaagatattataacGTGTCTTTTTAGCTTTGTTTCTTTTGGTCTTGGCCAGGATTATAATGTATTGGTATatcctttttttatattatgctAATTGCTAAACAGTTAATGTGAACATTTATCAGAAATCAGCTTTGTGTTAGAAAAGTTATCTATCTCTTTGTGAACTTAACCTGTCACATTGAGTCTTATGAAGACGCGAAACTAATATAGTAGTTAAAGAAAATGTATTGTCCAGTGTATGTTTGGTTCATGATATCCAATACGTGAAAATGATTACACGATCTGGTTGTATCATTGCCTGCCGACGGCACGTAAACAAGGTTATCTCTTTGTATTCCAACTAGTTTTTTACGGATTTGTATGTTCTATGCAGTTGTCTAGTTCTAATTTCTTTCGGTCAAGTGGATCTACAAGAAGAGTGGCTTTCTCAGGCGGTCGTGAAGCGGCAGTTGGCAGTGGTACTGAACACTCCCGTTCTCAGACCCTGGATGCAAATCCAGGAGCACTCCGGAAAATATCTGGTGCCCAGAAGAATGCACCTATCATCTCTTCTGAGCACACCCGGGCACCTTCTGGCATAACCACATCAAACATAAGGAATTTTGAGTCAACTCTTAGAGGACATGAAATACCGAATGCATATTGTTTATGGAAAGCTGCAACATGTTTGGAGTCGTCACTATAAGTAAGTATACAACAAAGATACTAGTTGGGTTCCCGGCAAAGGTTGCCCATAAAGAAAGGCTTCTGTTAATGCtgtttgtattttgtttgttttacttcACCTGTCCTTAACGTCCTTTCGTCTTTTCTATTATGTTGTCTAGCTCAATGTCTCAtgcttttgcttttgttttttaaattttattgtgttcataaattataaatattaaaaaaaatttatcattgtTATCTcaaatttggatattttaaaATGTCTGGAAGATGGAACCTAGAGGTATCCTTCAGGAGATTCATCTACAAGAGTCCAAGGCTCCAAGCAGAGAATGAGAGAACCCATCTGgctttttttaatatatgtgtattttatattttaatatatattttaatgtttattttacattatttattgatttttattataagtacatgattgaataagaaaaattacTTTTCTTAACAATGGTCCATGAATTTGGAAAAAACATCATCAGGCACCAATAATGAGAAAGTCGTCAAATGATTAAATAATTGATTGGTGATAGTTTACATCGTACGACATTTTTCTAGTTATATACTATGTAGACTTTGAGAGTTATTTACACTTTACAAACATGATAGTAAATTCATAATAATATAAAGTTAAGTAATAATTTCCTTCTCTTAATCGGAATATCGAATAATTTTCTTAGATAATCATCGAACTTCAAAGTccttttttctcccttttttttttcaataactaGATTTCTCATGTTAATCCGGTTTTTTAAGATTGTATTTTCAATAACTAGATGCCACTATTGGATCCATGTGCATCTCTTGTACACACATATTGGTGTTATCAACATCTTCCACATCATTCATACTTCCACTGGGACTAAGAGCCCGTTTGCAAAATAGCAgaagctatttttttatttttggattatgAAAAGTTACAATCTGTGTGTTTGGCATCATTTTAATTTgtaacttttttaaaaagtagAAATATATGATTTCTCTACTTCTCGATAAGTCATTCCaccatttatttaaaaaaatttaatttcaaaacaaaaaaaatctactttCCTTCTTGACTCTATAAAAAATACTGACCCTTCACTATCATTTCTATGCAAGGTCTTCTAGAAATACTGGCCTTCCACCATCATTCCACCGTCATTCTTACACAATGTTCCAAACCTGACCATTTTCACGTAATGATTCATCTGATGGAAGTATTGATCCTCCACCAACATTTTCAGAAAATATTGCATCTGAACAACCTACTGCATATTTTCCttctaagtatttttttatcattttatcactctttttttattattaaatttatatttaactgtggtatgaaatttcagttttaattttatttttttcatatgtgATTTTATAGCTTGctattattttcatagttaattaTAGCACGTTCTTAACCTCAATAAAGGAGACGAGAGTTCTAATaggagtaaaaaaaaaataaaaacagcaacaaaatatacattgacacacatttatatttattttttattttcacctacCATGTCATACACAATATTAGTGATTAGGTTATGTAAAATCAACATTCAATATTGGAAAGTATTTGTTATCatcgttattttaatattcattctcttctgtaaaaaaaatttattttttgagttatttattcaaacgctacaactttaaaataagtacttttataactaaaaattcaaatacaaaataacttatttataaactgctattaataaaagtccttatgCTTTAAGctctttttccaaaaaaaaaaacttatttaagttatttacccAAACTGGACCTAACTCCTACCATTTGTCCTTGTCAATTATTCCCAAGTCCTCCTTTCTTTAAACTGTCTTCAGCTCTTGATTTAATGTTCACCTTTTGAAATATTTTACTCAAGTTTCTTATTCTGtaaaaatttctaatcccaacatgTTTCATACTTTCCTTCAATCCATTCCACCACACTCTTGTTATCAACACATTGCCATCAATTCCACctcttttgttgtttcttggACTCACTTTCTGATCttaatcttaattttctttttatgctCTTTGCTCCATTGGAGAGTCAAAGCTTTTCCGTGACTCTATCCATAGTCATAAGGCACATTTTTATTCTATAAAATAACCATGTTTCTATTATGTCAAATAGTCCATATGacagcaatttttttttttagttatgtaTTTTGAATCTATGTTgacatttaactttttaaatgaatgaatttaaaattcttagtccaaaatcataaaagaaaaaaaaaagacagacAAAAGATAAAGCACCATTATAATCAAATAatagaacaaaaaattatagaatcCGGTATATAAATAGAACAAGATATTTATGAACTCTAGACAATTTtttcttgtaaaaaaaataataaaagaaactcttataaaaataaaagatctgATGAgttaagaagaaaaaatgaagtTATCAGAGGAGATCAGCAACATTTGATGGCAACTCTTCTACACTGACATTGTAGAACTTCTGAATATCAGAAAGCATCCTTGCATCATCCAAAGTCACAAAGTTTATAGCAACACCTTTCCTTCCAAACCTTCCACTCCTTCCTATGCGGTGAAGATAGTTCTCTGGTTGAGTTGGCAGATCATAGTTTATAACCAGAGACACTTGCTGCACATCTATGCCTCTAGCCAATAAATCAGTGGTGATGAGAACTCGCGATGAGCCTGACCGGAATTCGCGCATAATGATGTCACGAGTGTTTTGATCCATGTCGCCGTGTGTGGCCGAAACGGTGTGATCGTTGCTTCTCATCTTATCAGTGAGCCAATCCACCTTGCGCCTTGTGTTCACAAAGATGACACTCTGTGTGATGGCCAGAGTCTCATAAAGGTCGCAGAGCGTCTCTAGCTTCCAGTCTTCCTTCTCAACATTCACATAAAACTGCTTGATACCTTCAAGGGTCAATTCATCTCGCTTAACCAAGATTCTCACTGGCTTATTCATGAACTTCCTTGTAATCTCAAGGGCTTCTGGTGGCATGGTAGCAGAAAACACTCCAACCTGAATTTTAGATGGTAGAAGCTGGAAGATGTCATAGATCTGCATTTTTCAATCATCAAAGAACAAGATTTTAGATATCGTACAGAAAGAGAAATATAATGCATGCGTTTGTTTATAAGCACGAGATACTGAAATAAAGACATAGAGACACGAAATCATGGACACAAACATTGTATCATGATACACTTAATTAGTGTACCTTATATAATTCAGAATTTATTccatcttttacttaatttaccatcaaacaaaatacaaaaacattAATTTGTGTGTCTCTCTTTGTCTCATGTTCTCAATATCCTGTCTTGTTCTGATTTCAAAACAAAATGCAGCCTTAAAAAAACATGTACTTGAGAGTCTTGAAACAAATTAAGTGCAAACCTGGTCTTTGAAACCACGAGAAAGCATTTCATCTGCCTCATCCAAAACAAACATCTTTATGTAATCTGGGCGAAGAGACTGTCTCCGCAGCATGTCAAAAACACGGCCGGGAGTGCCAACAACAGTGTGGACACCAGCCTGGAGAATGCGCTGATCCTCGCGAACACTTGTCCCACCAACACAAGCATGAACCTTGACACCAAGGTAATCACCAAGTGCTCGCATAACCTTCTCAATTTGCTGTGCCAGCTCCCTTGTTGGTGCCAAAACCAAAGCCTGACACTGAACCACTCCATAATCAAGCTGCTGCAAAATTCCAGAACAGAATGTTGCTGTCTTGCCAGTTCCAGATTGAGCCTGCTGAATCACATCTAAACCTTTGCAGAAAGGAACAATTCCCCTTTGCTGTATTGCAGAAGGCCTCTCAAAACCTtttagaataagaaaaaaaaacatatcaCTCATGATCTTGTCTAAGAGTTAAGCATGACATTGAAACAAATTTTAGAATATAATTTCAACGGGTTAAATATTGCAGAGCACAACAACAATGCATCAAATCTTAAAATAAGACAGTAATTAAGGCATTGATAGACCAGTATAAAATAAGAACTTAAAGGAAGTAACAAAAGAACATTCATCTGCTACTATACCATAAGCATATATGCCTCTCAGAAGATTTTCTTGTAATCCCATTGCATCAAAACTATCATAGACTTCATCATATGAGGTGAAGAATTCTTGCCCATCGGCAGAAAGcctgtaattaattttaaagacaTCAAAATTACAGACAAGTACATGAAAAATTCAACCTTTAGCATAGagtgaaaaaatatatacagtATATTGcattaaaagtagaagaacaaagACTTAGAAATCATTCATCTTAGAATCATATTGCCGAGCATCAAATTGTGTTCCTTCAGGAGCCAAACCCGCCATCactgcaaaaaaataaaataaaataaaatagcataACTAATCCGTTCCAAGTAATGGCTACGACATAGATTACattctaaatcttaaaaaaaatctaatctgGGCATGCAATAAATCTTAAAAA belongs to Arachis duranensis cultivar V14167 chromosome 8, aradu.V14167.gnm2.J7QH, whole genome shotgun sequence and includes:
- the LOC107461513 gene encoding eukaryotic initiation factor 4A-8 isoform X2, which produces MGLQENLLRGIYAYGFERPSAIQQRGIVPFCKGLDVIQQAQSGTGKTATFCSGILQQLDYGVVQCQALVLAPTRELAQQIEKVMRALGDYLGVKVHACVGGTSVREDQRILQAGVHTVVGTPGRVFDMLRRQSLRPDYIKMFVLDEADEMLSRGFKDQIYDIFQLLPSKIQVGVFSATMPPEALEITRKFMNKPVRILVKRDELTLEGIKQFYVNVEKEDWKLETLCDLYETLAITQSVIFVNTRRKVDWLTDKMRSNDHTVSATHGDMDQNTRDIIMREFRSGSSRVLITTDLLARGIDVQQVSLVINYDLPTQPENYLHRIGRSGRFGRKGVAINFVTLDDARMLSDIQKFYNVSVEELPSNVADLL
- the LOC107461467 gene encoding casein kinase 1-like protein 2, with the translated sequence MEPRIANKFRLGRKLGSGSFGEIYLGTNVQTNEEVAIKLESIKTKHPQLLYESKLYKILQGGTGIPNLKWFGVEGEYNVLVIDLLGPSLEDLFNFCSRKLSLKTVLMLADQMINRVEFIHSKSFLHRDIKPDNFLMGLGRRANQVYAIDFGLAKKYRDSSTHQHIPYRENKNLTGTARYASMNTHLGIEQSRRDDLESLGFVLMYFLRGSLPWQGLKAGTKKQKYDKISEKKVSTSIESLCRGYPSEFASYFHYCRSLRFDDKPDYAYLKRLFRDLFIREGFQFDYVFDWTILKYQQSQIASPPVRPVGLPPGPSSGLPPAALNADRHSGGEDGRHTGLSSSDPTRRRHSGPIANDGNLSRQKAPVTNDTTRSKDGMLSSSNFFRSSGSTRRVAFSGGREAAVGSGTEHSRSQTLDANPGALRKISGAQKNAPIISSEHTRAPSGITTSNIRNFESTLRGHEIPNAYCLWKAATCLESSL
- the LOC107461513 gene encoding eukaryotic initiation factor 4A-8 isoform X1, producing the protein MAGLAPEGTQFDARQYDSKMNDLLSADGQEFFTSYDEVYDSFDAMGLQENLLRGIYAYGFERPSAIQQRGIVPFCKGLDVIQQAQSGTGKTATFCSGILQQLDYGVVQCQALVLAPTRELAQQIEKVMRALGDYLGVKVHACVGGTSVREDQRILQAGVHTVVGTPGRVFDMLRRQSLRPDYIKMFVLDEADEMLSRGFKDQIYDIFQLLPSKIQVGVFSATMPPEALEITRKFMNKPVRILVKRDELTLEGIKQFYVNVEKEDWKLETLCDLYETLAITQSVIFVNTRRKVDWLTDKMRSNDHTVSATHGDMDQNTRDIIMREFRSGSSRVLITTDLLARGIDVQQVSLVINYDLPTQPENYLHRIGRSGRFGRKGVAINFVTLDDARMLSDIQKFYNVSVEELPSNVADLL